A region from the Bradyrhizobium erythrophlei genome encodes:
- a CDS encoding SDR family oxidoreductase yields MRSFARAWAMELKDRGIRVNALSPGTVDTPIQFGSKEKADDAKAFFSG; encoded by the coding sequence ATACGCTCCTTCGCTCGGGCTTGGGCTATGGAGCTCAAGGATCGAGGTATCCGTGTTAACGCTCTTTCGCCGGGAACTGTCGACACGCCGATCCAGTTCGGGAGCAAGGAAAAGGCAGACGACGCCAAGGCATTCTTCTCTGGATAA
- the hemA gene encoding 5-aminolevulinate synthase yields the protein MNYDAYFCQRLDELRKEGRYRVFADLERKVGRFPRATLRSAFGKKEVTVWCSNDYLGMGQHPVVLAAMHKALDSCGAGAGGTRNISGTNHYHVLLERDLADLHQKEAALLFTSGYVSNWAALGTLASCIPGCVVFSDQLNHASMIEGIRGSRASVRIFAHNDLSDLARKLAEVDADAPKLVAFESVYSMDGDIAPIAELCDVAEAYGAMTYLDEVHAVGLYGSHGGGVAAQQGLSNRLTVIEGTLAKGFGVVGGYIAGSAALCDFVRSYSSGFIFTTALPPHVAAGALASVRYLKSSSTEREAMHSRVASLRNRLDDVGVPHLRNPSHIVPVMVGNSDLCRQISDVLLNEYDIYIQPINYPTVPRGTERLRITASPFHSEADIEHLTTALAEIWSNPWSSISRFATFLAQGRVERGQRFAASAFQRLR from the coding sequence ATGAATTATGACGCGTATTTCTGCCAGCGACTCGATGAACTGCGTAAGGAAGGTCGGTACAGAGTCTTCGCCGATCTGGAACGCAAGGTAGGCAGGTTTCCTCGCGCAACACTCCGTTCCGCCTTCGGGAAAAAGGAGGTGACGGTCTGGTGTTCTAACGACTATCTCGGAATGGGACAGCATCCAGTCGTGCTGGCAGCTATGCACAAAGCACTCGACAGCTGCGGGGCGGGTGCCGGCGGTACACGCAATATATCGGGCACCAATCACTACCATGTCCTCCTCGAACGCGATCTGGCCGACCTTCACCAGAAAGAGGCAGCACTTCTGTTTACTTCAGGCTATGTCTCGAACTGGGCTGCGCTTGGCACGCTCGCGTCGTGCATCCCGGGTTGCGTCGTGTTTTCTGACCAACTGAATCATGCTTCTATGATCGAAGGCATTCGAGGTAGCCGTGCTTCGGTTAGGATCTTCGCACATAATGATCTCTCGGATCTTGCGCGTAAACTCGCTGAGGTCGACGCTGATGCGCCCAAGCTGGTAGCGTTTGAATCGGTCTATTCCATGGACGGGGATATCGCACCGATCGCGGAGCTATGTGATGTTGCCGAAGCATATGGGGCCATGACCTATTTAGACGAGGTGCATGCTGTAGGTCTTTATGGATCGCATGGTGGTGGCGTGGCTGCGCAACAGGGTTTGAGCAATCGGCTGACTGTGATTGAAGGCACGCTGGCTAAGGGCTTTGGGGTCGTCGGCGGCTATATCGCAGGTTCGGCAGCATTGTGCGACTTTGTGCGTAGCTATTCGTCGGGCTTCATTTTTACGACGGCTCTGCCGCCACACGTCGCGGCTGGCGCGCTGGCGAGCGTGCGCTATCTCAAATCAAGTTCGACGGAGCGGGAAGCCATGCACAGCCGAGTCGCCTCGCTCAGGAATCGACTCGATGACGTTGGCGTGCCGCATCTGCGAAATCCCAGTCACATTGTGCCGGTAATGGTAGGAAACTCCGACCTCTGCAGGCAGATCAGCGATGTCCTGCTGAATGAATATGATATCTACATTCAACCCATAAACTACCCAACGGTCCCGCGCGGAACAGAGCGACTTCGTATCACCGCGTCACCTTTTCACTCCGAGGCGGATATCGAACACCTAACTACTGCGCTCGCCGAAATCTGGTCGAACCCTTGGTCGAGTATTTCTCGTTTCGCGACGTTCCTGGCACAGGGTCGTGTAGAGAGAGGGCAGCGTTTCGCAGCGTCGGCCTTCCAACGCCTCAGGTAG
- a CDS encoding heme ABC transporter permease CcmC: MTLIDFANPTRFLSLTARLLPFLAAATTILLMVGLYLSAAAPDDYQQGATVKIMFVHVPNAWLSMFVWAVMSTSALGTLVWRHPLADVAAKAAAPIGASFTFIALVTGSLWGRPMWGTYWEWDARLTSVPILLLMYLGLMALWRAVESPSRAARAAAVLTLAGAINLPIIKFSVDWWNTLHQPASVLRMGGPTLDRTFLIPLLVMASGFTLLFVTLHVAAMRNEILRRRVRTLQMMQACSSSSDVSAASPASQPA; the protein is encoded by the coding sequence ATGACGCTAATCGACTTTGCCAATCCGACTAGGTTCCTGTCGCTGACGGCGCGGCTGTTGCCCTTTCTCGCGGCGGCAACCACTATCCTACTCATGGTCGGCCTCTATCTGTCGGCGGCCGCACCGGACGATTACCAGCAGGGCGCGACTGTCAAAATCATGTTCGTCCACGTGCCGAACGCATGGCTGTCGATGTTCGTCTGGGCTGTGATGAGCACATCCGCACTCGGCACCCTGGTGTGGCGGCATCCGCTCGCTGACGTCGCCGCCAAGGCCGCAGCGCCCATCGGCGCCAGTTTCACCTTTATCGCGCTCGTTACCGGCTCTCTGTGGGGCCGGCCAATGTGGGGCACCTATTGGGAATGGGATGCGCGGCTGACCTCTGTGCCGATCCTGCTCCTGATGTATCTGGGCCTGATGGCGCTGTGGCGAGCGGTGGAAAGTCCCTCGCGCGCCGCACGTGCTGCCGCGGTGCTGACCCTGGCCGGCGCGATCAATCTTCCCATCATCAAATTCTCGGTCGACTGGTGGAACACGTTGCATCAGCCGGCCTCGGTGCTTCGGATGGGTGGACCGACACTCGATCGCACCTTCCTGATCCCGTTGTTGGTGATGGCCAGCGGCTTCACGCTGCTGTTCGTCACGCTGCACGTGGCCGCGATGCGCAACGAAATCCTGCGGCGGCGTGTGCGCACCCTTCAAATGATGCAGGCATGCTCCTCGTCAAGCGACGTGAGCGCGGCTTCGCCTGCCTCGCAACCGGCATAA
- the ccmD gene encoding heme exporter protein CcmD — protein sequence MSLGPYASFIVTSYLAAALVVAVLTAWIAIDYLNQKRRLRELEDSGVVRRCGRRATEP from the coding sequence ATGTCGCTCGGACCCTACGCCTCCTTTATCGTGACCTCCTACCTAGCGGCTGCATTGGTAGTGGCGGTGCTGACCGCCTGGATTGCGATCGACTACCTCAACCAGAAGCGTCGCCTGCGTGAGCTCGAGGACAGCGGGGTAGTCCGGCGCTGCGGGCGCCGCGCGACGGAGCCGTAG
- a CDS encoding DsbE family thiol:disulfide interchange protein — protein sequence MTGQVTSKASPQRRSWLMVLPVIVFLALAALFWLRLGDGDPSRIPSALIGHPAPQTSLPPLQGLLSDGAQVPGLDPAKFEGKVSVVNVWASWCVPCHDEAPLLTELAKDNRLQLIGINYKDAPDNARRFLSRYGNPFASVGVDGNGRAAIEWGVYGVPETFIVGRNGEITYKLVGPITPDNIDSALMAEIDKAVNAASISRKLWSAD from the coding sequence ATGACCGGACAGGTGACATCCAAAGCAAGCCCGCAGCGCCGCTCATGGCTGATGGTGCTGCCGGTGATCGTTTTTCTCGCGCTGGCCGCTTTGTTTTGGCTCCGGCTTGGCGATGGCGATCCCTCGCGGATTCCCTCCGCCTTGATCGGACATCCCGCGCCTCAGACGTCGTTGCCGCCACTGCAGGGCTTGCTCAGCGACGGCGCCCAAGTGCCGGGGCTGGATCCGGCAAAATTCGAGGGCAAGGTCAGCGTCGTCAATGTCTGGGCGTCCTGGTGCGTGCCCTGCCATGACGAGGCGCCCCTACTGACCGAGCTTGCCAAGGACAACCGACTACAGTTGATCGGCATCAACTACAAGGACGCTCCCGACAACGCTCGGCGCTTCCTCAGCCGCTATGGCAACCCGTTTGCCTCGGTCGGCGTCGACGGCAACGGCCGCGCGGCGATCGAATGGGGTGTCTATGGCGTGCCGGAAACGTTTATCGTCGGCCGCAATGGCGAGATCACCTACAAACTGGTCGGCCCAATCACGCCGGACAACATAGACAGTGCGCTCATGGCCGAGATCGACAAAGCGGTCAATGCAGCTTCGATCTCGCGAAAACTCTGGTCAGCTGATTAG
- a CDS encoding DUF2171 domain-containing protein, translated as MTKSRIKKNMEVVGADGVHIGIVDRIIAGRIRLAKADSGEGRHKGHHHHIDLGLVADIEGRTVRLSAVAATAVTFEEEKSGEPT; from the coding sequence ATGACGAAAAGTCGGATCAAGAAGAATATGGAGGTGGTCGGAGCCGATGGTGTTCACATCGGAATTGTGGATCGCATAATAGCGGGCAGGATCAGGCTGGCCAAGGCCGACAGCGGCGAAGGACGGCACAAGGGGCATCATCACCATATTGACCTAGGACTGGTCGCTGATATCGAGGGCCGGACGGTGAGGCTGTCGGCGGTCGCGGCCACCGCTGTTACCTTCGAGGAGGAAAAATCGGGGGAGCCAACCTAA
- a CDS encoding DUF6510 family protein, with amino-acid sequence MANNVSDLLLEGNVAASLLQRIFIPDITLAKIRCDSCDCVSGVGSLTLHASPMGAVLKCADCESDLMRAVDTPRGLWLEMTGARYLRF; translated from the coding sequence ATGGCTAATAACGTCTCCGATCTTTTGCTCGAGGGCAATGTCGCGGCAAGTCTCCTGCAGCGGATCTTCATTCCCGATATCACACTCGCGAAGATTCGATGCGATTCATGCGATTGCGTGAGCGGCGTGGGATCCCTGACCTTGCATGCATCTCCGATGGGTGCGGTCTTGAAGTGTGCAGACTGCGAGAGCGACCTGATGAGAGCGGTTGATACGCCGCGCGGTCTGTGGCTCGAGATGACCGGCGCGCGATACCTGCGATTCTAG
- a CDS encoding ferredoxin reductase: MTEINPASPPKRLEWQLAQVRDVVAETSRVKSLMLQPANWPGHLSGQHVDIRLTAEDGYQAQRSYSIASPPEDELLALTVERMKDGEVSPYLLDELRVGDQLELRGPIGGYFVWTGAARRPVYLLAGGTGITPLMSMLRHRDRLPSRPPALLIYSARSWEDIVYRDELEAMISRDSSFRLVYALTRQQPKDWRGHRGRINKGLLAANWFPPADNPTIYVCGPTTFVETAASLLVEIGFDPLSIKTERFGPSGG, translated from the coding sequence ATGACGGAGATTAATCCCGCTTCTCCACCTAAACGGCTTGAGTGGCAATTGGCTCAGGTGCGCGACGTCGTGGCGGAAACGAGCCGCGTAAAGAGTCTCATGCTGCAGCCAGCCAACTGGCCAGGACACCTGTCGGGCCAGCACGTCGACATCAGGCTCACAGCCGAGGACGGCTATCAAGCGCAGCGCAGCTATTCCATCGCCTCTCCACCTGAAGACGAATTGCTTGCGTTGACCGTCGAGCGAATGAAAGATGGCGAGGTTTCTCCCTATCTTCTTGATGAGCTACGCGTCGGCGACCAACTTGAGCTTCGGGGACCTATCGGTGGATATTTCGTCTGGACCGGCGCCGCAAGGAGGCCGGTTTATCTTCTCGCTGGTGGAACGGGTATTACGCCGTTGATGTCGATGCTTCGTCACCGCGACAGGTTGCCAAGCCGCCCTCCGGCCTTACTGATTTACTCGGCTAGAAGTTGGGAAGATATAGTCTACCGAGACGAGCTCGAGGCGATGATAAGCCGTGATTCCAGCTTTCGCCTTGTTTACGCGCTTACCCGCCAGCAACCCAAGGACTGGAGGGGCCACCGGGGAAGAATCAATAAAGGCTTGCTTGCAGCAAACTGGTTTCCACCCGCAGATAACCCGACGATCTATGTTTGCGGTCCCACCACCTTCGTCGAGACCGCTGCCAGTCTTCTTGTAGAAATAGGATTTGACCCTCTCAGCATCAAGACAGAGCGATTCGGTCCATCAGGAGGATAG
- a CDS encoding molybdopterin-dependent oxidoreductase: MDDEAHISRGFRSKRNEQTTKDRVPPGQYLTPEFPILSAGPTPQTKGANWNLALQLGGSLLRVWNWAEFEALPQTTVKTDIHCVTKWSKLDTIWQGVTFDDLFKAAGLSEPPEPYVMAHCDGGYSTNVPVADLIGGKGMIVTRYDCLPIPPAHGGPARLLVPHLYFWKSAKWVRRIRFMPKDERGFWESLGYHNYGDPWKEQRYDGD, from the coding sequence ATGGACGATGAGGCTCACATCTCTCGCGGGTTTAGGTCGAAGCGAAACGAGCAAACGACGAAGGATCGTGTGCCGCCCGGGCAGTACCTGACACCCGAATTCCCGATTCTTTCGGCGGGCCCAACGCCACAAACCAAAGGGGCAAACTGGAATTTGGCTCTTCAACTTGGCGGTTCTCTTCTCCGGGTGTGGAATTGGGCCGAATTCGAAGCGCTGCCGCAGACTACCGTCAAGACTGATATTCATTGCGTCACGAAATGGTCGAAGCTCGATACGATTTGGCAGGGCGTCACCTTCGATGATCTGTTCAAAGCAGCCGGACTTTCGGAGCCTCCCGAACCTTATGTCATGGCTCATTGCGACGGTGGCTATTCAACGAACGTCCCTGTTGCTGATCTGATCGGGGGCAAGGGTATGATCGTTACGCGTTATGACTGCCTACCGATCCCGCCCGCTCACGGCGGGCCAGCTCGCCTGTTGGTGCCGCATCTTTACTTCTGGAAGAGCGCGAAATGGGTGCGCAGGATCCGATTTATGCCGAAGGACGAGCGCGGCTTTTGGGAGTCACTGGGATATCACAACTACGGCGACCCCTGGAAAGAGCAGAGATATGACGGAGATTAA
- a CDS encoding cytochrome P460 family protein — protein sequence MRIGFRTAAVVVMSSAVATTLFFGSLNNSNAQTAQTRTRYLPEYTADGQLLLPKDFHEWVYVGSPLTPNALNDGHAGFPEFHNVYIEPGSYEIYKKTGQFPEGTILFKELQLTLPGENPDGSRTEPSGRGYFPGPFNGADVTVKDSKRFAETNGWGYFNFNHHEPKAPMAKVKAKGECAYCHIASAKKDEVWTQFYPLLDK from the coding sequence ATGCGTATCGGATTTCGGACAGCCGCCGTCGTCGTTATGAGTAGTGCGGTCGCGACGACCTTGTTCTTTGGATCGCTCAACAATAGCAATGCGCAGACTGCGCAGACCAGGACTCGTTACTTGCCCGAATACACAGCCGACGGGCAGCTTCTTCTGCCGAAGGACTTCCACGAGTGGGTCTACGTAGGGTCCCCGCTTACGCCGAATGCGCTGAATGACGGCCATGCTGGTTTCCCGGAATTTCACAACGTCTACATCGAGCCGGGTTCGTATGAGATCTACAAGAAGACCGGTCAATTTCCCGAAGGAACGATCCTGTTCAAGGAGCTTCAACTTACACTGCCTGGCGAGAACCCAGACGGATCGCGAACCGAGCCCTCGGGAAGAGGCTATTTCCCTGGGCCTTTCAACGGCGCCGATGTCACAGTCAAAGATTCCAAGCGTTTTGCCGAAACTAACGGATGGGGATATTTCAATTTCAATCATCATGAGCCAAAGGCTCCGATGGCGAAAGTGAAGGCGAAGGGGGAATGCGCGTATTGCCACATCGCAAGCGCGAAAAAGGATGAGGTGTGGACCCAGTTCTATCCGCTGTTGGACAAGTGA